The following are encoded in a window of Phragmites australis chromosome 22, lpPhrAust1.1, whole genome shotgun sequence genomic DNA:
- the LOC133905119 gene encoding uncharacterized protein LOC133905119: protein MVSQINPTTKETSGNFIACLTEQNAALAKVLTIDATDNSLMVSSDIQKDIVKCFAYEILHSIIGDIGHDMFCLLVDESRDVSCKEQMVVILRYIDNCGLVKESFVGLVHVKETTSSNLKSCIDYLFAKFKLSLKQVRGQGYDGASNMRGEFNGLQSLIMRESNTAYYVHCFAHQLQLVVMAVVRKHTSIGNFFSMISTLLNVVGGSSKRRDMVRDFNLEEMRKTLGCGLLKTGTGLNQEQYLQRPGDTRWSSHYKCLKSLVDLFPTIVKVLEFVETEDRDGKNIE, encoded by the coding sequence ATGGTAAGTCAAATAAATCCTACAACAAAGGAAACTTCAGGGAACTTTATTGCTTGCTTAACAGAACAGAATGCAGCTTTAGCCAAGGTATTGACAATTGATGCTACAGATAATAGTCTCATGGTGTCTTCTGATATCCAAAAGGACATTGTTAAATGTTTTGCATATGAGATTTTGCATTCCATCATTGGAGATATTGGTCATGATATGTTTTgcttgctagttgatgagtccAGAGATGTCTCTTGCAAAGAACAAATGGTTGTGATCTTGAGATATATTGATAATTGTGGACTTGTGAAAGAGAGTTTTGTTGGCCTTGTTCATGTGAAAGAGACAACTTCTTCCAACCTCAAGTCATGTATTGAttatttatttgcaaaatttaaGTTGAGCTTGAAACAAGTAAGAGGCCAGGGATATGATGGTGCCAGCAACATGCGAGGTGAGTTCAATGGATTGCAATCATTGATCATGAGAGAAAGTAATACTGCATATTATGTGCATTGCTTTGCTCATCAACTTCAACTAGTAGTTATGGCTGTCGTTAGAAAGCATACAAGCattggtaatttttttagtatgaTTTCTACCTTGTTGAATGTGGTGGGTGGATCTTCAAAGAGAAGGGATATGGTTCGAGATTTCAATCTTGAAGAAATGCGTAAGACCTTAGGTTGTGGGTTGCTTAAAACCGGGACAGGATTAAATCAAGAGCAATATCTTCAAAGACCTGGAGATACTCGTTGGAGTTCTCATTATAAATGTCTTAAAAGTTTAGTTGACTTGTTCCCAACAATTGTCAAAGTGCTAGAATTTGTGGAGACAGAAGACAGGGATggaaaaaatatagaataa
- the LOC133905040 gene encoding uncharacterized protein LOC133905040 yields MREPGSRDHPLPHRWRHGRGRRAGRVPRRQRLDPYSPEQGRGAFTFANRTQGVARGAVAPAPLWQRRLAEWGRRRVWVLDGAGGGDGPGLVPLPRRLRKKAWRAALRTTSWRTWLRVAMSCSTGSTLPLRSWLRIERLSGAFFHLTSFARQVFVELLVAIREICKAIDVLVQNCGKKKLVDAINLPPPELYRHVEV; encoded by the exons ATGAGAGAACCTGGATCCCGCGACCACCCGCTCCCGCATCGGTGGCGTCATGGCCGCGGGCGCCGCGCGGGCCGCGTACCTCGTCGCCAGCGGCTGGATCCATACAGTCCGGAGCAAGGGAGGGGTGCGTTCACCTTCGCCAATCGAACTCAAGGCGTAGCACGGGGAGCGGTGGCCCCTGCGCCGCTTTGGCAGCGGCGATTGGCCGAATGGGGCAGGCGGCGGGTCTGGGTCCTCGATGGCGCGGGTGGTGGCGACGGCCCCGGACTTGTACCACTTCCTCGTCGTCTACGGAAGAAGGCGTGGCGGGCGGCGCTGCGGACGACTTCGTGGCGGACCTGGCTGCGTGTGGCGATGTCGTGTTCGACGGGTTCCACTCTTCCACTGCGCTCATGGCTGCGCATCGAACGTTTAAGTGGAGCCTTCTTTCACCTGACCTCATTTGCCCGGCAAGTGTTTGTAGAATTGCTG GTGGCAATTCGGGAAATCTGCAAGGCAATTGATGTTCTTGTCCAGAACTGTGGAAAGAAGAAATTGGTTGATGCTATCAACTTACCACCTCCTGAACTCTACAGGCATGTTGAAGTATGA